One window of the Triticum dicoccoides isolate Atlit2015 ecotype Zavitan chromosome 3B, WEW_v2.0, whole genome shotgun sequence genome contains the following:
- the LOC119281437 gene encoding uncharacterized protein LOC119281437: MDAQAAVTRDAVGLDDPLVALTLGSIYAAAPTPPPKPWRPSPPTPPPSQPASATRRRLNDSATGQRRRASNEPPSDDDDAAADGLPPPFPWATERPARHDPLDSLLRRGVTSVEGETRCRRCNRTSTVAYELAPKFQEVRQFVVANRHSFDDRAPDAWMNPVLLDCAACGEKRCVWPVIAADKGEINWLFLLLGQMLGCCTLEQLKYFCKNTGRHRTGAKNRVLYYAFLEMCRQLEPRGPFDDTVADGNGFLHS; the protein is encoded by the coding sequence ATGGACGCGCAGGCCGCCGTGACCCGTGACGCCGTCGGCCTCGACGACCCGCTCGTCGCCCTCACCCTCGGATCCAtctacgccgccgccccgaccccgccgcccaAGCCGTGGCGCCCCTCTCCTCCGACCCCTCCGCCTTCCCAGCCGGCGTCCGCCACTCGCCGCCGCCTCAACGACTCCGCCACCGGCCAGCGCCGCCGCGCGAGCAACGAGCCGCCatccgacgacgacgacgccgccgcGGACGGGCTGCCGCCGCCGTTCCCGTGGGCCACGGAGCGGCCCGCGCGGCACGACCCCCTGGACAGCCTGCTGCGCCGGGGCGTCACGTCCGTCGAGGGCGAGACCCGGTGCAGGCGCTGCAACCGCACGTCGACCGTGGCGTACGAGCTGGCGCCCAAGTTCCAGGAGGTGCGCCAGTTCGTCGTCGCCAACCGGCACTCGTTCGACGACCGCGCCCCGGACGCGTGGATGAACCCGGTGCTGCTCGACTGCGCTGCGTGCGGGGAGAAGCGCTGCGTGTGGCCGGTGATCGCCGCCGACAAGGGCGAGATCAACTGGCTGTTCCTCCTGCTGGGCCAGATGCTGGGCTGCTGCACGCTGGAGCAGCTCAAGTACTTCTGCAAGAACACCGGCCGCCACCGGACCGGCGCCAAGAACCGGGTCCTCTACTACGCCTTCCTGGAGATGTGCAGGCAGCTCGAGCCGCGCGGGCCGTTCGATGACACCGTCGCCGACGGTAACGGGTTCCTGCACTCCTGA